From the genome of Bacteroidales bacterium, one region includes:
- a CDS encoding OmpA family protein yields the protein MKHNVNTVILFFILVCLKNAPTFGQFSFFEEPYNMLESSFIKDKEEIDPQTSFFNVLKVVNPTDRRLRFEVSFGTPVGWVLMGERTQSVVLAPGETKLIPLRISANAYTMGDIGYTIVASLKDNTGKVFKNSYSFINVPKRSEIKYKLLERNLYFDQYLKNTTLSMKFSNTGNVNELIYVSINLPQTVTIEGAQDNSFKDDFILNSNKDTIVNYNVQLKNSIEAYEQQNHGLYVEAGSKDTLYKSTVWIKNLDSKYTLEIPETDRILVAELAFLNLFSEGNPIYEGAFWGSIHGKNSLLVDYFFRTMGEQFYKKDPLIYNYSYIKTIHRNWGFRLGDLNQPGMLTVNGKGGQIDFNHRRIRATASATKNFISDITGKAIIIKSKINRRLSLSAGYSQTKNKNYSQSKMPSVGAGFTLFKHYSLKFDLGYSITDNLIQNDNNQKKGFGGNALLQINYPRFRLNSRLMYGEPSFAGMQRGKMDWNSYFDLDLKNSRGIYGRHNGINQVLLNFNNSPQNIDKSISNHNVNILYYAPLTSQVSYSVGPWYNYLGSNSFYLFNPEHWFAVHTSMIDIIIRYRSNRTPINIGAEARVGASHISKYSTEYGGFNISNLNPEKTYLNMYISLYTNLRNWNFNAAYYHGPYTMVEHYSKFYNYLNPKTVRLIGGYRVLFFEKIFEYSVRGTYSYIIHAKTNRLGVSNELVARPGGNWTLSLSNSIGHQSTFDKLTENKYKYNNLYFEFRIRKEFGINQPKFKYLNLDLIFFKDLNGNGVRDPNEPGVSNVLVSIDKDWELTDSLLGKDRHGEFYTMEFLSDIDGHVRYKNIPDGYYTVNFTPVGKNIDSFVAESSQLRLHLKNSDIIEIPFQERNKIFGQIVMNRSKLSNLGTIDISNIKVTADDGKGKIYSTLTDKNGRFVIYVPNIEKYTVSINNIFREHFELEQNTFDVQLNGYKQFELSFIFTEKQRRINFAQQIDFSGEGQQIQAVKRTNLAGTVKDEATFAPIKANVKIIDQGTGNTITETVTDGRSGNFYMSFVSGDNYHLDVTAEGYWFYSEGLMGEQISTFLNLNRDVMLTAITIGSKLTLHNVVFNRNESGLNEEARVELSKLLDVLNANPGIQIEIVGHCDDIEAINNVGVAESRAKEVMRFLVENGYTNVTSRTMGGSDPVINEATEEARRINRRVDAIVISK from the coding sequence ATGAAACATAATGTTAATACAGTTATATTATTTTTTATTTTGGTTTGTTTAAAAAACGCTCCAACATTTGGGCAATTCTCATTTTTTGAAGAGCCTTATAATATGTTAGAGTCATCGTTTATTAAAGATAAAGAGGAAATTGACCCACAAACAAGTTTTTTTAATGTCCTAAAAGTAGTAAATCCAACCGACAGACGTTTGCGATTTGAAGTTAGTTTCGGTACTCCCGTGGGTTGGGTATTAATGGGTGAACGAACACAATCGGTAGTGTTAGCTCCGGGGGAGACAAAGCTAATTCCTTTACGAATTTCTGCCAATGCTTATACAATGGGTGATATTGGCTACACAATTGTAGCCTCACTAAAAGATAATACAGGAAAAGTATTCAAAAACAGCTATTCATTTATCAATGTCCCCAAAAGAAGTGAAATTAAATATAAGCTACTAGAAAGAAATCTATATTTCGATCAGTACCTTAAAAACACCACATTGTCTATGAAGTTCTCAAACACTGGGAATGTAAACGAGTTAATATATGTAAGCATTAATTTACCCCAAACCGTAACAATTGAAGGGGCACAAGACAATTCCTTTAAAGATGACTTTATCCTAAATTCAAACAAAGACACTATAGTCAATTACAATGTACAACTAAAAAACAGCATTGAAGCTTACGAACAACAAAATCACGGATTATACGTCGAGGCAGGAAGTAAAGATACACTGTATAAATCAACTGTCTGGATTAAAAATCTAGACAGTAAGTACACACTAGAGATACCTGAAACTGATAGAATATTAGTTGCTGAGCTCGCTTTTTTAAATCTTTTTAGCGAAGGAAATCCTATTTATGAAGGAGCATTTTGGGGTTCAATACATGGAAAGAATTCTCTTTTAGTCGACTATTTTTTTAGAACAATGGGAGAACAATTCTATAAAAAAGATCCTCTTATATATAACTACTCATACATTAAAACAATCCATAGAAACTGGGGCTTTAGATTGGGAGACTTAAATCAACCTGGAATGCTGACAGTCAACGGTAAAGGAGGACAGATTGATTTTAATCACAGAAGAATTAGAGCAACTGCTTCGGCAACAAAAAATTTTATAAGCGATATTACTGGGAAGGCAATAATAATCAAAAGTAAAATTAATAGAAGATTATCATTATCTGCAGGATATAGCCAAACTAAAAACAAAAACTACTCACAATCAAAAATGCCATCGGTAGGAGCAGGTTTTACATTATTTAAACACTATTCGTTAAAATTTGACTTAGGATATTCAATTACTGATAATCTTATCCAGAACGACAATAATCAGAAAAAAGGTTTTGGTGGGAATGCCCTATTACAGATTAACTATCCTCGTTTTAGACTAAATTCAAGATTAATGTACGGTGAACCAAGTTTTGCAGGAATGCAAAGAGGCAAGATGGATTGGAACAGCTATTTTGACTTAGATCTAAAAAATAGTCGTGGAATTTATGGTCGTCATAATGGTATTAACCAAGTACTACTTAACTTTAATAACTCTCCTCAAAATATAGATAAAAGTATCTCTAATCATAACGTAAATATATTATACTACGCCCCCCTAACTAGTCAAGTCTCATACTCTGTTGGACCTTGGTACAATTACTTAGGAAGTAACTCCTTTTACCTATTCAATCCTGAACACTGGTTCGCGGTACATACATCTATGATAGATATTATTATTCGATATCGCAGTAACAGAACACCTATAAACATAGGAGCAGAAGCTCGTGTTGGGGCAAGTCACATCTCTAAATACTCTACAGAGTACGGGGGATTTAATATATCAAATCTAAATCCTGAAAAAACATACCTAAATATGTATATTTCACTATATACAAATTTAAGAAACTGGAATTTTAATGCCGCATACTATCATGGACCATATACAATGGTAGAACACTACTCAAAATTTTATAATTATTTAAACCCAAAAACAGTACGACTTATCGGAGGATATAGAGTTCTGTTTTTCGAAAAGATATTTGAATACTCTGTTCGTGGAACATACTCTTATATAATACACGCTAAAACAAATCGTTTGGGGGTTAGTAATGAGTTGGTTGCTAGACCCGGTGGAAATTGGACGCTCTCACTAAGTAATTCAATTGGTCATCAATCAACATTCGACAAGTTAACAGAAAATAAATACAAGTACAACAATTTGTATTTTGAATTTAGAATTCGTAAGGAGTTTGGCATTAACCAACCAAAATTCAAATATCTAAATTTAGACCTTATTTTCTTTAAAGACCTAAACGGTAACGGCGTTAGAGATCCTAACGAACCTGGTGTTAGTAATGTTTTGGTTTCAATTGATAAAGATTGGGAATTGACCGACTCTCTGCTTGGAAAAGATAGACACGGAGAGTTTTATACCATGGAGTTTCTGTCTGATATAGACGGACATGTAAGATATAAAAATATTCCCGATGGTTACTACACTGTAAACTTCACCCCTGTTGGTAAAAATATTGACAGCTTTGTGGCAGAAAGCTCACAACTTAGATTACACCTAAAAAATTCAGATATAATTGAAATACCTTTCCAAGAAAGAAACAAAATATTTGGTCAAATAGTTATGAACCGTAGCAAGCTATCTAACCTTGGAACAATTGACATTTCAAATATTAAAGTTACCGCTGACGATGGTAAAGGTAAAATTTACTCGACACTTACTGACAAAAACGGACGTTTTGTTATTTATGTTCCAAATATTGAAAAATATACGGTTAGCATTAATAATATTTTTAGGGAACATTTTGAGTTAGAGCAAAACACATTTGATGTACAATTGAATGGCTACAAACAATTTGAACTTTCCTTTATATTTACCGAAAAACAACGTCGTATCAATTTTGCACAACAAATTGATTTTAGTGGAGAAGGACAACAAATACAAGCCGTCAAACGTACTAATTTAGCAGGAACTGTTAAAGATGAGGCAACCTTTGCTCCAATTAAAGCTAATGTTAAAATTATTGATCAAGGGACTGGCAATACTATCACAGAAACCGTTACAGATGGACGTTCTGGCAATTTCTATATGTCGTTTGTGTCAGGCGATAACTATCACTTAGATGTTACTGCAGAAGGTTATTGGTTCTATTCCGAAGGGTTAATGGGAGAACAAATTTCAACATTCCTTAACTTAAATCGTGATGTTATGTTAACGGCGATAACAATAGGAAGTAAATTAACACTACACAACGTTGTTTTCAATCGTAATGAATCAGGATTAAACGAAGAAGCAAGAGTTGAACTTTCTAAACTGCTAGATGTCCTAAACGCTAACCCAGGTATACAAATTGAAATTGTTGGTCACTGCGATGATATTGAAGCCATTAACAATGTAGGAGTTGCTGAATCACGTGCGAAAGAGGTTATGAGATTTTTGGTTGAAAATGGCTACACCAATGTAACATCAAGAACAATGGGAGGAAGTGATCCTGTAATAAACGAGGCAACAGAAGAAGCACGTAGGATCAACCGCAGAGTTGACGCCATTGTTATAAGCAAATAG